One window of the Microplitis demolitor isolate Queensland-Clemson2020A chromosome 10, iyMicDemo2.1a, whole genome shotgun sequence genome contains the following:
- the LOC106693252 gene encoding uncharacterized protein LOC106693252 has translation MAAEAQIALQMQRIDTMRNMSNRLTDAVLATQGAAAIDAELAILTELWNRFNSTHERLYEDVPEIITNEYHTGNAYETANVAYTSLRVRLSAARPAPELAHEVQPANHDQTAYFGGVHKSNLPQIKLPTFQGSYDEWDSFKDLFTSLVINEDSLTGSQKMHYLKTQVKGEAAASLANLQITDDAFQPAWELLNTRYTNPRRLLDMHIDDLLDRQPLTSHSAADLDALLLANKKSLDAIAALGIPIGELDPFLIRLTVRCLPSDLRVEWMASLGLSNEFPTYQQLHDMLKAKVRAWENSEIGAKITSTQVKSTSERPLSPKSYAKSAATTKQVKFGSSKSATPARSTPSTSTGSASYVAFTPKERTSKPGMCPICREKHFVLFCPSYQKASPLNRRTIVQHYRLCFNCLGRHRYADCRTKQKCRHCDQPHHTSTHLDDGAAAKPAQDAPVADPAHSLNVLLATAIVKLNSLTGSTCTARVLIDQGSELSFVTHSLIKKLDIQLSKAAVPLRGIGNVSAGHSLGSCKMTLHSLHNNASITIQAHVLALLTVNLPSFTLTKKKKWPHITGLQLADPDFLTSRPIDIILGAAPAAHIINAKIRKGSENDPIAQSTSLGWIIYGSVDTATSKLTAHGHHVAVDDQLQDLLTKFWYQEEPQTEFATRYTEEEEECEQHFVNTHYRQSDGRYVVRLPLKSSPSQLGDSLRAAQYALLRLRKRLEADPVYKKLYFDFLKEYEDLGHMKRLKLKELPPNSYLLPHHGVLKEQSTTTKLKVVFNGSWKTTSGVSVNEILHVGPKIQVDISDVLIRIRCHRYLFATDVTKMFRQIAVDKEDHHLQCILWFDEDDIPIVFALATVTYGTTSAPYLAGRALLQLAEDEGKKFPKAVEPLTNTRYVDDIYGGADELAEAIQVALDTKNMCATGCFPLAKWASNSTELLSQVAPSETQEDTPRELGDTTVKVLGLTWNSTQDKFQFGYSLPEASPTTKRTILSEIARLFDPLGFLAPIIVRAKMFMQKLWLQNFDWDATLSPSLLQEWNLFRDELHQISKIQIPRWNHVKNGVSIELHGFSDASQLAMAAVVYLKVTDATGSSNISLVCAKTQVAPLKPITIPRMELNAAVLLAQLILYVKKVLKLENVPVFMWTDSAVSLTWIRNNPARWKVYIRNRVTKIQESLPSVNWDFVPGKLNPADCASRGLTAAKLEQHSLWWTGPKWLSQSKDNWPSFDIPTQTVSHLEERPGLVFTIFKADSHPLYMLLEKFSKLSPLLRTLGICLRAIAKFKKVPQSTLDTPLSTVDLELAKTLLIKYTQSQYYSQELKLLKDGDSLHRSHHLAKLIPYVDYNGVLRVGGRLKNSLLDDEQKNPAILPRSSRLSTLLIDHSHRRTYHGGTQLTLADLRRSVWIEGGRVPVRSHILRCVVCTRHRGVRAQQLMGQLPSARVRPSKAFLHTGIDYAGPVTLKTFQGRGAKTYKGWIAVFVCLATSAIHIEIVTDYSTDAFVAAFRRFTRRRGACSILYSDCGTNFVGADATLKKEFAAGSRQLKELQYLLATDGTDWKFNPPSAPHFGGKWEAAVKSIKFHLIRTIGESLLTYDQLATVLTQIEAVLNSRPIAPLSEDPADLTALTPGHFLIGEPLIAVPGPSLLENNSATLSRWQQLQQMFQRFWSRWSSEYLQRHQSISKWHNPQNNIKVGSLVLLTDERFPPSKWPLARVLALHPGRDGLTRVVTLKTATTELVRPIAKLCVLPVHSPEDNPVDTVASAGENVQSRP, from the exons ATGGCCGCCGAAGCTCAAATTGCTCTTCAAATGCAACGCATCGACACGATGCGCAATATGTCCAACCGCTTGACTGACGCTGTACTCGCTACCCAAGGTGCTGCCGCCATTGACGCTGAACTCGCTATCCTGACGGAGTTGTGGAACCGCTTCAATTCGACTCACGAGAGGCTATACGAAGACGTACCTGAGATCATTACCAACGAATATCATACAGGTAACGCTTATGAAACCGCTAACGTTGCTTATACCTCTCTTAGAGTGAGACTCAGCGCTGCTAGACCCGCTCCAGAACTTGCTCATGAAGTTCAGCCCGCTAATCACGATCAGACCGCTTACTTTGGTGGAGTGCATAAATCTAACCTGCCACAAATCAAGCTGCCAACTTTCCAAGGGTCGTATGACGAGTGGGACTCGTTCAAGGACTTGTTCACGTCTCTCGTCATTAATGAAGATTCGCTAACTGGGTCTCAGAAGATGCATTACCTGAAGACGCAGGTAAAAGGTGAGGCCGCTGCATCACTCGCTAATCTCCAGATCACAGATGACGCTTTCCAACCCGCTTGGGAGTTGCTGAATACTCGCTACACAAATCCACGTCGATTGctcgatatgcatatcgatGATTTGCTGGATCGCCAACCGCTAACTTCACACTCTGCTGCTGATTTGGACGCACTGTTACTCGCTAACAAAAAATCGCTGGACGCTATCGCTGCATTGGGAATTCCAATTGGTGAGTTGGACCCCTTTTTAATTCGTTTGACTGTTCGCTGCTTGCCTTCAGATCTGAGGGTGGAATGGATGGCTTCGCTTGGGTTATCCAATGAGTTTCCCACTTACCAACAGCTGCACGATATGCTCAAGGCCAAGGTTCGTGCGTGGGAAAACTCAGAGATTGGCGCTAAAATAACCTCAACGCAAGTTAAGAGTACCAGTGAGAGACCACTATCACCAAAGTCTTACGCTAAGTCAGCCGCTACAACCAAACAAGTTAAGTTTGGGAGCAGTAAATCCGCTACTCCTGCTAGATCAACGCCATCTACATCCACCGGTTCCGCTAGCTACGTCGCTTTCACTCCCAAGGAGCGTACGAGTAAACCGGGCATGTGCCCAATCTGCAGGGAGAAGCACTTCGTTCTATTTTGCCCCAGCTACCAGAAGGCGTCGCCACTGAACCGAAGGACGATTGTTCAGCATTACCGCTTATGCTTTAACTGTTTGGGACGCCATCGCTACGCTGACTGCAGGACTAAGCAGAAGTGCCGCCATTGTGATCAGCCACATCACACGTCGACTCATCTTGACGATGGTGCTGCCGCTAAACCAGCACAGGACGCTCCTGTAGCTGACCCAG ctcattcgctcaatgttttactcgctaccgctattgttaagttgaattcgctaacaggaagtacatgtacagcccgtgtacttattgatcaaggatcggagttatcctttgtgacgcattcgctaatcaagaagctggatattcaactcagtaaagcagctgtaccattacgtggaattggtaatgtgtcagctgggcattcgcttgggtcatgcaagatgacgctgcattcgctacacaacaacgcttctattaccatccaagctcatgtgcttgctctattgacggtaaacttaccgtcatttacgctaactaagaagaagaaatggccgcatataactgggctacaactcgctgatccagacttcttgacatcaagacctattgacatcattctgggtgcagcaccagctgcacatataatcaacgctaaaatacgaaaaggAAGTGAAAATGACCCAATCGCTCAGTCAACATCACTTGGttggatcatatatggatctgtggacaccgctacatcaaaattgaccgctcatggtcatcatgtcgctgttgatgatcaactacaagacttgttaaccaagttttggtaccaagaagagccacagacagaattcgctacacgctatactgaagaagaagaagagtgtgaacaacactttgtcaatacacactacagacagtctgatggtcgatatgtcgttcgcttgccgcttaaatcttcgccaagtcaactgggtgattcgctcagagctgcacaatacgctttactacgtcttcgcaaacgactggaagctgatccagtctacaagaagttgtacttcGACTTCCTGAAGGAGTATGAAGACTTGGGGCACATGAAACGTCTGAAATTAAAGGAATTACCACCGAACAGCTACCTGTTGCCTCATCATGGggttctgaaagagcagagcactaccaccaagctcaaagtggtattcaatgggtcctggaaaactacatctggcgtatctgtcaacgagatacttcatgtgggcccaaagatccaagttgacatcagtgatgTACTTATTCGCATTCGGTGCCATCGCTATTTATTCGCTACTGAcgttacaaaaatgtttcgtcagattgcagttgacaaggaagatcatcatctacagtgcatactctggtttgacgaagatgacatcccaatagtatttgcactcgctactgttacttatggaacaacatcggctccatatctcgctggaagagcactcttacaactcgctgaagacgaagggaaaaaatttccgaaggcTGTCGAACCGCTAACTAATACACGctacgttgacgacatctatggaggtgcagatgaactcgctgaggcaatccaagttgctctcgacacaaaaaatatgtgcgccacaggatgttttccgcttgccaagtgggcaagtaattcaactgaattactttctcaagtcgctccaagtgaaacccaagaagatacaccaagagagcttggggatactacagtaaaagtgctcgggctaacctggaattcaacacaggataaattccagttcggatattcgcttccagaagcatcaccaacaactaaacgcacaattttatctgaaattgctcGCTTGTTTGACCCACTGGGTTTCTTGGCACCGATTATCGTGAGAGCCAAGATGTTCATGCAGAAGCTCTGGCTGCAGAACTTTGACTgggatgctacgctatcaccgtcgcttcttcaagaatggaatttgtttcgagatgaactacatcagatctcgaagattcagatacctcgctggaatcatgttaaaaatggtgtatcaattgaattacatggattctctgacgcttcacaactcgctatggctgctgtagtttatctaaaagttactgacgctactggaagctccaatatctcgctagtgtgtgccaaaacacaagttgcaccactgaagcctataactataccaagaatggagctcaatgccgctgtcttactcgctcaactgatactctacgtcaagaaggttttgaaacttgaaaacgttccagttttcatgtggacagactccgctgtatccttaacgtggatacgaaacaacccagctagatggaaagtctacattcgcaacagagttaccaagattcaagaatcgctaccaagtgtcaactgggattttgttcctggaaaacttaacccagctgactgcgcttcaagaggtttaacagcagccaaactagaacagcattcgctatggtggacgggaccaaagtggctcagtcaatcaaaagataactggccatcttttgatatccctacgcagacggtatcacatcttgaagaacgtccaggtctggtttttaccatcttcaaggcagattcacacccgctatacatgctactagaaaaattctctaagttgtcacctttacttcgcacgcttggaatctgtcttcgtgccatcgctaaatttaaaaaagtgccacagtccacactggacacaccactctctacagttgacctggaactcgctaagactttgctgatcaagtatactcaaagtcagtactattcgCAAGAGCTGAAACTATTGAAGGATGGTGATTCTCTACACCGAAGTCATCAtctcgctaaattgattccctacgtcgactacaacggagtactcagagttggcggtcgcttgaagaattcgctgctggatgatgaacagaaaaatccagctattttaccaaggtcatcacgcttaagtacgctattgatagatcattcgCATCGAAGAACATACCATGGGGGAACTCAATTGACTCTCGctgatctacggagatctgtctggatagaaggtggtcgagttccagtcagatcacacattcttcgctgcgtcgtgtgcacgagacatagaggtgttcgcgcacaacaattaatgggacaattgccatccgctcgtgtaagaccatctaaagcattcttacacactggaatagactacgctgggccagtaacactgaagactttccaaggtcgaggtgccaaaacctataaaggatggatcgctgtgtttgtatgtctcgctacgtccgctatacatattgaaattgtcaccgattactctactgacgctttcgtcgcagcatttagaagattcactagacgaagaggcgcctgcagtatcctatactcggactgtggtacaaattttgtaggagcagacgccacgctaaagaaagaattcgcaGCAGGATCGAGACAGCTAAAagaacttcagtatttactcgctacaGATGGCACAGACTGGAAGTTCAACCCACCAAGTGCTCCCCACTTTGGTGGCAAGTGGGAAGCAGccgtaaagtcaatcaagttccatctcatacgaactattggtgaatcgctattgacttacgaccaactcgctacagtcttaacacaaattgaggctgtgttaaattcaagaccgatCGCTCCGCTATCTGAAGATCCTGCAGATTTAACCGCTCTAACTCCTGGACATTTTCTCATCGGTGAACCACTAATCGCCGTACCTGGGCCCTCGctactggaaaataattcagctacgttgtcacgctggcaacaattacaacaaatgttccagagattttggagtagatggtcatcagagtacctgcaacgtcatcaatctatttcgaagtggcataatccgcaaaacaacatcaaagtgggttcattagtcttgttgactgatgaaagattcccaccatcaaaatggccgcttgctcgagtactcgcattacatccaggcagagatggcctgactcgagtagtcacgctgaagaccgctaccacggaacttgtacgaccaatcgctaagctgtgtgtactaccagtgcactctccagaagacaatccagtcgacacagtcgccagcgctggggagaatgttcagtcacgaccttga
- the LOC103578485 gene encoding uncharacterized protein LOC103578485, producing MVRLPMVRAMEMRPEAARRHVHRERRLHQPPIPRTFHALGDMLNAYPAVEGIFCDTRVATDGSEVHIFGAMNMINRLNNCTELYIDETFKGVPVLYVLCSSRTTSMYTAVWDFIIERANNIQNSLQYVITDFEAAIISSIRTSFPLARIRGCWFHCIRRNLKILSRIWKFNDNV from the exons ATGGTTAG GTTACCAATGGTGAGAGCAATGGAAATGCGGCCAGAAGCTGCAAGACGTCACGTTCACCGTGAAAGACGTTTACATCAACCACCAATCCCAAGAACCTTTCATGCGCTTGGTGACATGCTAAATGCTTATCCTGCTGTTGAAGGTATTTTTTGCGATACGAGAGTTGCCACAGACGGATCCGAGGTGCACATATTTGGTGCAATGAATATGATAAATCGATTAAACAACTGCACCGAGTTGTACATTGATGAGACTTTtaaa ggAGTACCAGTGTTGTATGTTCTGTGCAGCTCCCGTACCACCTCCATGTACACTGCAGTATGGGATTTTATCATCGAAAGGGCAAATAATATACAGAACAGCTTACAGTACGTGATTACAGATTTTGAGGCTGCAATAATTTCATCGATACGGACGTCTTTTCCTTTAGCTCGGATTCGAGGATGCTGGTTCCATTGTATCAGG cgcaacttaaaaatattatccagGATATGGAAATTCAATGACAACGTCTAG